One region of bacterium genomic DNA includes:
- a CDS encoding HEAT repeat domain-containing protein has translation MNKHFCVMLAVCTALTLGMLSSAWGGAIHDAAKEGNLDSVRTLIEKEPSLVDSMSKSDGTPLVCAAWKGHLAVADYLISQGADVNAKFSDDYTPLYMAVIGGSVDVVTLLIDKGADVNANEKQYNLTALHIAASNGNKELVQLLLDKGADPKAASKKGVTPIESAANNDNGDICQIIVAKDQGVVDSLIAKLSDKNTDARKMAVRALGYAKDPRAIASLVDLLKDKNKDIRSAAAKALGDIGDPQAVEPLIAALNDKDASTRAAVVSSLESLKDVRAVEPLIATLKDKDSTTRLAAVSALGSLKNDSAVEPLIATLKDKDAAVRIKTIYTLGSFNDPRAVEPLIKLTKNKDANDRICAISALVAIGDKRAQDVLINALKDKDPNVREQGAGGLGVIGDSKSVEPLISSLNDKNSQVRDAAAESLVAVCDSSSTDFLMQAVSGNDPNVLVPAMDALAKIGDAKAFQSVIDAVKMSNSLDVLEHAGNCLAKIAPDDAVNALVEIVEEAKNPSNIQAVITLGAMGPMAMGAVPKIAQTCEANDFKAVADYRYDMTSYGSGRSISYVLTKPNRNTPDSKKGNQGGGYTPRTTRTPVPVMAGASPAAILAGGIGAALGSGLANAIFSAKDKKKERRILSAKVDSTVKSDMAEQYGSYAKVEKIEIDAQAISVSAHVNALIQAGPYSLKKITGQDFGQDREKWQQWWSTSQTGD, from the coding sequence CGGAACTCCTCTCGTCTGCGCCGCATGGAAAGGCCATCTGGCGGTTGCCGATTACCTTATTTCACAAGGCGCGGATGTTAATGCCAAATTCTCCGATGACTACACCCCACTTTATATGGCTGTTATCGGAGGCAGCGTGGATGTCGTCACTTTACTTATTGACAAAGGCGCCGATGTTAATGCTAATGAAAAGCAATATAATCTGACTGCACTGCACATTGCTGCATCAAATGGCAACAAGGAACTTGTGCAACTGCTGCTTGACAAAGGTGCTGACCCCAAAGCAGCATCAAAAAAGGGCGTTACTCCAATAGAAAGCGCTGCAAACAATGACAATGGAGATATCTGCCAGATTATTGTGGCAAAAGACCAGGGAGTTGTCGATTCACTTATTGCAAAACTCAGTGACAAAAACACAGATGCACGTAAAATGGCGGTGCGTGCGCTTGGTTATGCAAAAGACCCACGGGCAATTGCATCTTTGGTCGACTTGCTGAAAGACAAAAACAAGGATATACGTTCCGCAGCCGCGAAAGCACTCGGTGACATCGGAGACCCCCAAGCAGTTGAACCCCTGATAGCAGCGCTAAATGATAAGGATGCATCTACCCGAGCAGCAGTGGTTTCATCACTTGAGTCGCTTAAAGACGTGCGTGCTGTGGAACCATTGATTGCAACACTCAAAGATAAGGATTCTACAACACGGCTCGCAGCGGTTTCAGCACTCGGTTCGCTAAAAAACGATAGTGCGGTGGAGCCCTTGATTGCAACTTTGAAAGACAAAGATGCGGCAGTGCGGATCAAGACCATCTACACGCTTGGTTCCTTTAACGACCCGCGCGCAGTGGAGCCGCTCATCAAGCTGACAAAGAACAAAGATGCAAATGACCGAATCTGCGCAATATCCGCATTGGTAGCAATCGGCGACAAACGAGCTCAGGATGTCCTTATAAACGCGCTGAAAGATAAGGATCCAAATGTTAGAGAACAGGGAGCCGGGGGACTGGGAGTTATAGGCGATTCAAAATCAGTAGAGCCGCTAATCTCCTCTCTTAATGACAAAAACTCCCAAGTCAGGGATGCTGCGGCTGAGTCACTGGTTGCGGTATGTGACTCAAGTTCTACCGATTTTCTGATGCAGGCAGTCAGTGGCAATGATCCAAATGTCCTTGTCCCTGCAATGGATGCATTGGCCAAGATCGGCGATGCAAAGGCATTTCAGAGCGTCATCGACGCAGTAAAAATGAGCAATAGTCTGGATGTGTTGGAACACGCAGGTAATTGTCTGGCAAAAATTGCACCCGATGACGCCGTGAATGCGCTTGTTGAGATTGTTGAGGAGGCAAAGAACCCATCAAACATCCAGGCAGTCATCACACTAGGTGCAATGGGACCTATGGCTATGGGTGCGGTGCCTAAAATAGCTCAGACTTGTGAGGCAAATGACTTTAAGGCGGTCGCTGATTACAGATATGACATGACTTCTTATGGCTCAGGACGCAGCATCTCATATGTGCTGACAAAGCCTAATAGGAATACGCCGGACTCGAAAAAAGGGAATCAGGGTGGTGGGTATACGCCGCGAACAACGAGGACGCCGGTGCCGGTGATGGCAGGCGCAAGCCCGGCAGCAATATTAGCGGGAGGAATTGGAGCCGCATTAGGATCAGGCCTTGCCAACGCTATTTTCAGTGCCAAGGACAAAAAGAAAGAGCGCAGAATTCTCAGCGCGAAAGTGGACAGCACTGTGAAATCCGACATGGCCGAGCAATACGGAAGCTATGCAAAAGTCGAAAAGATCGAAATTGATGCACAGGCAATCTCTGTCTCTGCCCATGTCAATGCGCTGATTCAGGCAGGTCCCTATTCTCTAAAGAAGATTACCGGACAGGACTTTGGTCAGGATCGGGAAAAATGGCAGCAGTGGTGGTCGACTAGTCAAACTGGCGATTAG
- a CDS encoding choice-of-anchor A family protein — protein MVVFKWIRNAAFLAISISLPLSAQAYNPLSSISDYNALIFGNAQAAGGGTEGRMAVGGDLLAKWYGVGTSLTPDASSYSLIVGEDLNAEGAWQVYNGNTAYGGELISSPSTSSSYTISNNSDVLDFESLLTGMQSTSDNLTSLTSSGTFVYDGYSTVTLTGTSDTLNVFNLTDEQATVWSNVSSHVISAPAGSTVIVNVGGETCTLSYGMTLNGIDCTHVLFNYYDASSLTINSMSLQGSLLAPDAALTLNYGGINGITVAGSSTQNSSSFRSYAFDGDVPMVPEPSTLAVCLTGLGLAIPLIRRRLC, from the coding sequence ATGGTTGTATTCAAATGGATTCGCAATGCTGCTTTTTTGGCCATATCAATTTCCCTTCCTTTGAGCGCGCAGGCATATAATCCTCTCAGCTCAATAAGCGACTACAACGCGCTTATATTCGGCAATGCTCAGGCAGCGGGCGGCGGCACGGAGGGTCGCATGGCAGTCGGCGGTGACCTATTGGCGAAATGGTACGGCGTGGGCACTTCATTGACCCCGGATGCCTCCAGCTACAGTCTCATAGTTGGTGAAGACTTGAATGCAGAGGGAGCTTGGCAGGTCTATAACGGAAACACGGCCTATGGGGGTGAGCTTATCTCCTCGCCTTCGACCTCTTCGTCATATACGATCTCAAATAATTCAGATGTCCTCGACTTCGAGTCATTGTTGACCGGCATGCAGTCTACTTCAGACAATCTGACCAGCCTTACGAGCAGCGGCACTTTTGTCTATGACGGCTACAGCACTGTAACCCTCACAGGCACCAGCGACACGCTGAATGTCTTCAACCTGACGGATGAACAGGCGACAGTCTGGTCAAATGTCAGCTCACACGTAATCAGCGCCCCTGCTGGCTCCACAGTCATAGTCAATGTCGGCGGTGAAACCTGCACCCTAAGTTATGGCATGACCCTCAATGGGATCGACTGCACCCATGTGCTGTTCAACTATTATGATGCATCATCACTCACTATCAATTCCATGTCTTTGCAGGGCAGCCTGCTTGCTCCAGATGCCGCACTCACTCTCAACTATGGGGGCATAAACGGCATCACAGTGGCGGGCAGTTCAACTCAGAACAGCAGTTCATTCCGCAGCTATGCGTTCGATGGGGACGTGCCAATGGTGCCCGAGCCGAGCACGCTTGCCGTATGTCTTACAGGTCTGGGTCTTGCAATCCCTCTCATACGAAGAAGACTATGCTGA
- a CDS encoding PIG-L family deacetylase, protein MSISANNPAQDNSSRLSRIFEAKRVLFIGAHPDDIEFYCGGLVHMLGKNGTQITFAIATRGGKGHNGWMKKRLEKLRTTHQFRSAAILGGVDVVFCDYPDKSLASHIDAYASDLKTLIKSTDPDIIFSWDPDYIYNPHPDHQASADAGALASAGRHIFYYGTREPDLWVGFDEDVYSVKLKSLRAHRTETPWYYWLLIRGAFIKKLIGEGAKVSRPYAETLRSY, encoded by the coding sequence ATGTCCATATCCGCGAACAATCCAGCCCAAGACAACTCATCCCGACTGAGCCGGATATTCGAGGCGAAGCGGGTCCTGTTCATAGGCGCGCACCCGGATGATATCGAGTTCTACTGCGGTGGGCTGGTCCACATGCTCGGCAAGAACGGCACACAAATCACATTCGCGATAGCCACTCGCGGAGGCAAAGGGCATAATGGCTGGATGAAGAAACGGCTTGAAAAGCTGAGGACAACCCATCAGTTCCGTTCCGCAGCCATTCTCGGCGGCGTTGACGTGGTATTTTGTGATTATCCCGATAAGTCTCTTGCCAGTCACATAGATGCCTATGCTTCCGATCTCAAAACACTCATAAAGAGCACCGATCCGGACATTATATTTTCCTGGGACCCCGACTATATCTACAATCCTCACCCGGATCACCAGGCCTCCGCCGATGCAGGCGCTTTAGCGTCGGCAGGCCGCCATATCTTCTACTACGGCACTCGTGAACCCGATCTATGGGTAGGTTTTGATGAAGATGTATATAGTGTCAAGCTCAAATCACTGCGTGCGCACCGCACCGAGACTCCGTGGTATTACTGGCTGCTGATCCGAGGGGCATTTATTAAGAAGCTCATTGGCGAGGGAGCAAAGGTCAGCCGGCCCTACGCCGAGACTCTGCGAAGCTACTAA
- a CDS encoding sugar phosphate isomerase/epimerase has product MPQRLRLGLSSSAFIYLMPREIVECMGPMRVLDDRQNKIMIDFTRRMMDAINSSDVAALECYHSMIWDSDKVLEPILESQNIEFWSVHAPYGRLLDSSSPDPDIRDAAFKACCSGINVANRLGAKVVVVHPGSKSDYEMPHFERLKLVPEVMAKVADYAAEYDIKIAVEPLPNDEVGCTLEEVLWILDEIDRPNAGVNFDVNHLFPAVAIPGMIKKAGKRIFSTHISDQDDHERHWLPFEGKLDWGAVLEAFIEIGYQGPLIYETHIKNVQTPRQAVQLVVDNYNRLIKLPVGQSIR; this is encoded by the coding sequence TTGCCGCAGCGGTTACGCCTTGGCCTGTCAAGCAGCGCCTTTATTTATCTGATGCCCAGAGAGATCGTCGAGTGCATGGGACCTATGAGAGTGCTCGATGACAGGCAAAATAAGATCATGATCGACTTCACTCGCCGGATGATGGATGCCATAAACAGTTCTGATGTTGCCGCCCTTGAGTGCTATCACTCAATGATATGGGACTCCGACAAGGTTCTTGAGCCGATACTGGAGAGTCAGAACATCGAGTTCTGGTCAGTCCACGCTCCGTATGGCCGCTTGCTGGATTCTTCCTCGCCCGACCCCGATATACGCGATGCCGCATTCAAAGCCTGCTGCTCGGGAATTAACGTCGCTAATAGATTAGGTGCGAAAGTGGTCGTTGTGCATCCAGGATCGAAATCCGATTATGAAATGCCCCATTTCGAGAGGCTCAAGCTGGTACCGGAAGTGATGGCAAAAGTCGCCGATTATGCCGCAGAGTATGATATAAAGATCGCAGTCGAGCCTCTTCCAAATGACGAGGTGGGCTGCACTCTCGAAGAAGTCTTGTGGATACTGGACGAGATCGACAGGCCGAACGCAGGCGTCAATTTCGATGTCAACCACCTATTTCCCGCTGTAGCCATACCCGGCATGATCAAAAAGGCAGGCAAGCGTATATTCAGCACGCACATATCCGATCAGGACGACCATGAGCGCCACTGGCTTCCGTTTGAGGGCAAGCTCGACTGGGGCGCAGTCCTCGAAGCGTTCATAGAGATCGGCTATCAGGGTCCCCTGATCTATGAGACCCACATAAAGAATGTCCAAACTCCCAGACAGGCTGTTCAGTTAGTGGTTGATAATTACAACCGGCTGATAAAGTTGCCTGTGGGACAGAGCATCCGTTGA
- a CDS encoding mechanosensitive ion channel family protein yields MSGLVRDIIEAAVILVVTAGIVIAVRIVLATLADRFDQKNSNLTGDLLRAMRQPASILILLAGIYIALLQVDQVADYIVKYNSIFDAVTAVVVLVAITSIINLAIRWYVGTGVDKKSQLSMFRKLAILIVWIIGAVQILAMMGVKVTALVASLGIAGLAVGLALQDTIANLFAGFYLVVDRTVRLGDYIKLDSGQEGFVETVGWRNTQVRLASNNLALIPNAKLIQSVITNMTLPNPVLSIYTYAGVDNKNNLERVEKAAIEAANEVLKSFPGGDMSFPPVLRFKEFIESSITFVVVFRATDVDAQYLLQHEYMKALQKRFNQENIDIFFPIKQSS; encoded by the coding sequence ATGTCCGGGTTGGTTAGAGATATTATCGAAGCGGCAGTGATACTGGTCGTCACGGCAGGGATTGTGATTGCGGTGCGGATCGTGCTGGCAACACTGGCAGACAGGTTCGACCAGAAAAACTCGAACCTTACTGGTGATCTGCTGCGAGCCATGAGGCAACCCGCATCTATCTTAATCCTGCTGGCTGGTATATATATTGCGCTGCTCCAGGTCGACCAGGTCGCCGATTATATCGTTAAGTATAACTCGATCTTCGACGCTGTGACTGCTGTGGTCGTGCTTGTGGCGATCACCAGCATTATCAACCTCGCGATTCGATGGTATGTCGGAACAGGCGTGGACAAAAAATCGCAGCTCTCCATGTTCAGGAAGCTGGCTATCCTCATTGTCTGGATCATAGGTGCTGTGCAGATACTGGCGATGATGGGGGTAAAGGTGACCGCACTGGTCGCAAGCCTGGGTATAGCCGGTTTGGCTGTCGGCCTGGCTTTGCAGGATACAATTGCAAATCTATTTGCGGGTTTTTATCTGGTTGTGGACCGGACGGTGCGGCTGGGTGATTATATCAAGCTCGACAGTGGTCAGGAAGGTTTTGTGGAGACGGTGGGCTGGCGCAACACTCAGGTCCGGCTCGCCTCCAACAACCTGGCCCTCATCCCAAACGCAAAGTTGATACAGTCCGTCATAACAAATATGACTTTGCCAAACCCAGTGCTGAGCATCTACACTTACGCAGGAGTCGACAACAAGAATAACCTCGAACGTGTGGAAAAAGCAGCAATCGAAGCTGCCAACGAGGTGCTCAAGTCTTTTCCCGGAGGCGATATGTCGTTTCCTCCAGTGCTGCGGTTCAAAGAGTTTATTGAATCAAGCATCACGTTTGTTGTGGTCTTCAGGGCAACCGATGTGGACGCGCAATATCTGCTGCAGCATGAATATATGAAGGCGCTTCAAAAGCGGTTCAACCAGGAAAACATTGACATCTTTTTCCCGATAAAGCAGTCGAGTTAA
- a CDS encoding FAD-binding oxidoreductase translates to MTAIIPCTSEYDDYLRDESRLIGSAEAIVFPTSEQEVIEAVKYAREHNMSITTQGARTGIVAGAVPNGGLVINLSRMKSICGIHLDEKTGEGSIVVQPGTLLAEVRDVAAKQNLFFPPDPTETSASIGGMVASNASGALTFHYGPTRNWVESLRIVLADGDTISLLRGECIARGRSFSITTTSGRVISGDLPDYTQPDVKSAAGYYVSDDMDLIDLMIGMEGTLGIITEIWLKLIPAPRAINALTVFLPSEEAALKSVRILRGESVDNFDPISFKPVGIEYFNSDALNLLRRMKGENSAFEKIPALKPGFHTAVYAEFHGSSDEELEEAVMAAMEPLAELGASDEDAWFATTLRELEPIKAFRHAVPEAVNLLIDKRKHRCPDITKLGTDMSVPDEYLEDVIAMYNHDLKKSGLESVIFGHIGNNHVHVNILPRDMDDYSCGKSLYMDWAKRVVELGGSVSAEHGIGKIKAPFLRMMYGDEGISQMRSLRSLFDPELMLNRGNLF, encoded by the coding sequence ATGACAGCCATAATTCCCTGCACAAGTGAATATGACGACTATCTTCGCGACGAATCACGCCTCATCGGCAGTGCCGAGGCGATAGTATTTCCTACAAGCGAGCAGGAAGTGATCGAAGCCGTTAAATATGCTCGCGAACATAATATGTCCATCACCACCCAAGGCGCTCGGACAGGTATTGTAGCGGGCGCAGTGCCCAATGGCGGTCTGGTAATAAATCTCAGCCGGATGAAATCCATTTGTGGTATTCATTTGGATGAGAAAACCGGCGAGGGGAGTATTGTAGTCCAACCCGGCACGCTGCTTGCTGAGGTTCGTGATGTGGCTGCAAAGCAAAATCTCTTCTTTCCACCCGACCCCACAGAGACATCGGCTTCGATAGGCGGCATGGTAGCTTCCAATGCATCAGGAGCGCTGACTTTCCACTACGGTCCCACGCGAAACTGGGTCGAGTCCCTGCGCATAGTGCTTGCCGATGGTGATACGATAAGCCTGCTGCGCGGTGAATGCATAGCCAGGGGGCGTTCTTTTTCCATTACAACCACTTCCGGGCGAGTCATTTCAGGCGATCTGCCGGATTACACTCAGCCGGATGTCAAAAGCGCTGCGGGCTATTATGTCTCCGACGATATGGACCTTATCGATTTGATGATCGGTATGGAGGGCACACTCGGCATTATTACGGAAATATGGTTGAAGCTGATACCTGCTCCGCGTGCGATCAATGCTTTGACTGTCTTTTTGCCTTCGGAGGAGGCGGCACTTAAGTCTGTGAGAATCCTGCGTGGTGAGAGTGTCGATAACTTTGACCCGATCTCATTTAAGCCTGTCGGGATAGAGTATTTCAACTCCGATGCGCTTAACCTGCTTAGGCGCATGAAAGGCGAAAATTCGGCATTTGAGAAGATACCTGCACTAAAGCCTGGTTTTCACACAGCCGTCTATGCCGAGTTTCATGGGTCGAGCGATGAGGAACTTGAAGAAGCTGTAATGGCTGCGATGGAGCCTCTTGCAGAGCTTGGAGCCAGTGATGAAGATGCCTGGTTTGCCACCACGCTGCGCGAACTCGAACCAATCAAGGCTTTCCGTCATGCAGTACCGGAGGCAGTGAACCTGCTCATAGACAAGCGCAAGCACCGGTGCCCGGATATTACCAAACTCGGCACCGATATGTCAGTGCCGGATGAATATCTTGAAGATGTCATCGCCATGTATAATCATGACTTGAAAAAAAGCGGGCTGGAGTCGGTGATCTTCGGCCATATAGGCAACAACCATGTCCATGTCAATATTCTCCCTAGGGATATGGATGATTATAGCTGCGGCAAGTCGCTGTATATGGACTGGGCAAAGCGGGTGGTGGAATTGGGCGGTTCTGTATCAGCCGAGCATGGCATCGGCAAGATCAAGGCTCCGTTTTTGAGGATGATGTATGGCGATGAGGGCATCTCTCAGATGCGCTCTCTACGGTCTCTTTTCGACCCGGAACTGATGCTGAACAGAGGAAACCTCTTTTAA
- a CDS encoding phenylacetate--CoA ligase yields the protein MNGYWNEKAETMSRDELTAHQLTKLKETVKTAYDRSPFYKAKMDAAGIKPADIEMLEDIRNLPLLEKNDFRDQYPLGMLCVDRSELREMHMSSGSTGSPIVMAYNQHDLDQWGECMARCYYMAGLVSGDTIQITPSFGLFNGGFGFYHGGRTSNMFIIPAGAGNTPRQIKLMNDFGVKALMGVVSYGIRIMEVLEDQKTEIPSLKVGIFGAETFSDKMREKIENGLGIEAFDIYGMTETGGVSTTGMDCQAHSGIHVWEDQYICEIIDPTTGNAVPDGEFGEVVFTSLNRQAIPIIRYKTGDLTRILTRQKCECGRTSLRLDRITGRRDDMLIVKGVNFFPKQVEQALMEIPGVCSNYQIIIEEKDGVKDVRINVEAEEGVTGFVVEKKLKEVLGFSPKGDVYKPGTLPRNEGKAVRVLYENNDTKKC from the coding sequence ATGAACGGATACTGGAACGAAAAAGCAGAGACGATGTCGCGTGACGAACTGACGGCGCATCAGCTTACAAAGCTAAAAGAAACGGTGAAAACGGCATATGACCGAAGTCCATTTTACAAGGCCAAGATGGATGCGGCCGGCATCAAACCTGCAGATATCGAGATGCTGGAAGACATACGCAACTTGCCGTTGCTCGAGAAGAATGACTTTCGTGACCAGTATCCGCTCGGTATGCTTTGTGTGGACAGATCAGAGCTGCGCGAGATGCACATGAGTTCCGGCTCGACCGGTTCACCTATCGTCATGGCCTACAATCAGCACGATCTCGACCAGTGGGGCGAGTGTATGGCGCGCTGTTATTATATGGCCGGGCTGGTCAGCGGCGACACAATTCAGATCACGCCGTCGTTCGGCCTGTTCAATGGAGGTTTCGGTTTCTACCATGGCGGACGCACGTCCAATATGTTCATAATCCCCGCAGGTGCCGGCAACACCCCTCGTCAAATTAAGCTGATGAACGATTTCGGCGTCAAAGCGCTGATGGGTGTAGTAAGCTATGGCATCCGAATCATGGAGGTGCTGGAGGACCAAAAGACTGAGATACCGAGCCTCAAAGTCGGTATTTTTGGTGCGGAGACATTCAGCGACAAGATGCGCGAGAAGATCGAAAACGGCCTTGGCATCGAGGCATTTGATATATACGGAATGACCGAGACCGGCGGTGTTTCGACCACGGGAATGGACTGCCAGGCGCACAGCGGCATTCATGTCTGGGAAGACCAGTATATCTGTGAGATAATCGACCCGACGACCGGCAATGCAGTTCCAGACGGCGAGTTCGGCGAGGTAGTCTTTACGTCGCTCAACCGCCAGGCCATACCGATTATCCGCTATAAGACAGGCGACCTTACCCGCATCCTCACGCGCCAGAAGTGCGAATGCGGCAGAACGTCACTTCGTCTTGACCGTATCACAGGCCGCCGGGACGACATGCTCATCGTAAAGGGTGTCAACTTCTTCCCCAAGCAGGTCGAGCAGGCTCTCATGGAAATTCCTGGCGTCTGCAGCAACTATCAGATCATTATCGAGGAGAAAGACGGCGTCAAGGACGTCCGCATCAATGTAGAGGCGGAAGAGGGCGTGACGGGCTTCGTGGTTGAAAAGAAGCTCAAGGAAGTCCTGGGTTTCAGCCCCAAGGGTGATGTGTATAAGCCGGGCACTCTGCCTCGCAATGAGGGCAAAGCGGTTCGTGTGCTGTATGAAAATAACGATACCAAGAAGTGTTGA
- a CDS encoding ABC transporter substrate-binding protein gives MRNLAKVVALVIVISLLTAGVAYAAKEIKIGGLFALSGKAANVGITTKQVANMVIDDINRKGGINGAKLKLVVADTRSEPSQAVVALKKLIEREKVAAICGPTTTGEIMACIPTIEAAKIPTIACVGGAAPVTPVRPWVFKSPQKSSSAVVRIFQYLKSKKINKIGILSATDKFGQEGEELLKQLAPSYKMKIVAQEQFDPNDADTSVQIGKIASKKPQAMVVWTIGPGGAVVAKSAKQLKVPFLVVQCHGQPDPIYLKLAGKAANGTVMPSTKLMVASQLPNSDPQKKVELAFAKEYKKRGYGEISTHSGYAWDAIQIIANAMKKVGTDPVKLRKAIENTKGYVGVSGIYNMSKKDHCGLDSSSLVMIEVKNGKWTLIK, from the coding sequence ATGAGGAATCTGGCGAAGGTAGTTGCATTAGTAATTGTGATCTCATTGCTGACTGCGGGCGTAGCCTATGCGGCAAAGGAGATCAAAATCGGCGGGTTGTTTGCTCTTTCGGGCAAGGCTGCGAACGTGGGCATAACAACCAAGCAGGTAGCCAATATGGTTATCGACGATATCAATCGCAAGGGCGGCATAAACGGCGCCAAGCTCAAGCTGGTTGTTGCGGACACTCGTTCCGAGCCGTCTCAGGCGGTTGTCGCACTGAAGAAGCTGATCGAGAGGGAGAAAGTCGCGGCTATTTGTGGTCCCACCACCACGGGTGAGATCATGGCGTGCATACCGACGATTGAGGCTGCAAAGATTCCGACAATTGCGTGTGTCGGCGGTGCGGCTCCGGTCACGCCTGTGAGGCCTTGGGTTTTCAAGAGTCCGCAGAAGAGTTCATCTGCTGTAGTAAGAATATTTCAATATCTAAAGAGCAAGAAAATCAACAAGATTGGCATTCTCTCAGCCACGGACAAGTTTGGCCAGGAAGGCGAAGAGCTTCTGAAGCAGCTTGCGCCAAGCTACAAGATGAAGATTGTTGCCCAGGAGCAGTTTGACCCCAATGATGCCGACACATCTGTTCAGATCGGTAAAATTGCCTCGAAGAAGCCGCAGGCGATGGTCGTATGGACGATTGGTCCCGGCGGCGCAGTCGTCGCAAAGAGCGCAAAGCAGCTCAAGGTGCCGTTTTTGGTCGTGCAGTGTCATGGCCAGCCCGACCCTATCTATCTCAAGCTCGCAGGCAAAGCCGCAAACGGGACGGTCATGCCCTCCACCAAGCTGATGGTGGCGAGCCAACTTCCGAACTCCGACCCGCAGAAGAAGGTTGAGCTTGCATTTGCCAAGGAATACAAAAAGAGGGGATACGGCGAGATCAGCACCCATTCCGGCTATGCATGGGATGCGATCCAGATAATTGCGAACGCCATGAAGAAAGTCGGCACCGATCCTGTCAAGTTGCGCAAGGCCATAGAAAACACAAAAGGATATGTCGGAGTTAGCGGCATATATAACATGTCAAAGAAGGATCACTGCGGGCTGGACAGTTCTTCTCTCGTGATGATCGAAGTCAAAAACGGAAAGTGGACGCTGATAAAATAG
- a CDS encoding ABC transporter ATP-binding protein, whose amino-acid sequence MLRAVNLCAGYGKLTVIKSISLSVRANEVVALVGGNGAGKSTLLRSIAGLVRVSEGRVMLAGSNIAGRPAEKIARMGLALVPEGRALFASMTIYENLKVGANAARASRSEVKDRFDMVFDLFPDLKKRLSGRAGELSGGQQQMLALGRALMSNPRILLLDEPSTGLAPVLVAELFDKIAALKEQGMTILLAEQNIHKALDIADRGYVIENGRIILEDTGDALKSSERIQKAYLGV is encoded by the coding sequence ATGCTGAGGGCGGTAAATCTATGCGCAGGCTATGGCAAGTTGACGGTTATAAAGTCGATCTCGTTGAGCGTGCGCGCCAATGAAGTCGTAGCCCTGGTCGGCGGCAACGGGGCGGGCAAAAGCACTCTTTTGCGCAGCATCGCCGGGCTTGTAAGGGTCTCTGAGGGGCGCGTGATGCTGGCCGGGTCGAATATTGCTGGTCGACCCGCCGAGAAGATAGCGCGCATGGGGCTTGCTCTTGTTCCCGAAGGCAGAGCGCTGTTTGCGTCGATGACGATATATGAAAATCTCAAAGTCGGTGCAAACGCGGCTCGTGCATCACGCTCCGAGGTCAAAGACCGCTTCGATATGGTTTTCGATCTCTTTCCTGACCTCAAGAAACGTCTTTCCGGCAGGGCAGGCGAACTCAGCGGCGGCCAGCAGCAGATGCTTGCGCTGGGAAGGGCTTTGATGAGCAATCCGCGAATCTTATTGCTGGATGAACCGTCTACTGGGTTAGCTCCTGTACTGGTTGCGGAGTTGTTCGATAAAATCGCGGCTCTCAAAGAGCAGGGGATGACAATATTGCTTGCCGAGCAGAATATCCATAAGGCGCTTGATATCGCAGACAGGGGTTATGTCATCGAAAACGGCAGGATTATTCTGGAGGACACAGGGGATGCTCTGAAATCTTCCGAACGTATTCAAAAAGCATATCTGGGAGTATAA